From the Clostridium putrefaciens genome, one window contains:
- a CDS encoding sensor histidine kinase: MFIRSLLLFLLIYSFARNTNLDKNIRIYVIGIVLMVLCGITKEIIVFLNMDYWYYNFLIYGFQGLIISTYLIFYNNDVFIEQLRWFVPLVLSYIFIVLYKPYVGGGIIFAFICLWIILLFHKNVTKRTFVPLILMSLSMIFVEASNSLLIAIVMMVIAFDQYASSKESESYRNMELFQRKLLSHQYAEIKDIYMNMRGWRHDYHNHLQTMKAYLSMNELKELDEYLFKVEKDLDAVDNLVKSGNVMMDAILNSKISIMKRNNIEVDFKAVLPEDLKINDVDLCVMVSNLLENAIEACIQVPVEGRFIRIYADVYGSQFYISIQNSSKENLDFNARNYISNKRGEHGFGMKRVQLLVDKYNGFLNLQNEPGIFASEITIPF; encoded by the coding sequence ATGTTTATCCGAAGTTTATTATTGTTTTTATTAATTTATAGTTTTGCTAGAAATACAAATCTAGATAAAAATATTAGGATTTACGTTATCGGAATAGTTCTCATGGTCTTATGTGGTATAACAAAAGAGATAATTGTATTTTTGAATATGGATTACTGGTATTATAATTTTTTAATTTATGGCTTTCAGGGTTTAATAATATCTACATATTTAATTTTTTATAATAATGATGTGTTTATTGAACAGCTAAGATGGTTTGTACCACTTGTTTTATCTTATATCTTTATTGTCCTGTACAAGCCATATGTAGGCGGAGGGATAATATTTGCATTTATATGTTTATGGATAATCTTATTGTTTCATAAAAATGTTACTAAAAGAACCTTTGTTCCTTTAATACTCATGTCTTTGTCTATGATTTTTGTTGAAGCTTCTAATAGTCTTTTAATTGCTATAGTTATGATGGTTATAGCCTTTGATCAATATGCATCTTCAAAGGAAAGTGAAAGTTATAGAAATATGGAGCTTTTCCAAAGAAAATTACTTTCTCATCAGTATGCGGAAATAAAGGATATTTACATGAATATGAGGGGTTGGAGACATGATTATCATAATCATCTGCAAACCATGAAGGCTTATTTATCCATGAATGAACTTAAGGAGTTGGATGAATATCTTTTTAAGGTTGAGAAGGATTTAGATGCAGTAGATAACTTGGTAAAATCGGGAAATGTCATGATGGATGCAATTTTAAATAGTAAAATAAGTATTATGAAACGCAATAACATAGAGGTAGATTTTAAAGCTGTTTTACCAGAGGATTTGAAGATAAATGATGTGGACTTATGTGTAATGGTTAGTAATCTTCTTGAAAATGCTATCGAGGCTTGCATTCAAGTGCCAGTAGAAGGACGCTTTATTAGAATTTATGCAGATGTTTATGGATCACAATTTTATATATCAATACAAAATAGTTCTAAGGAAAACTTAGATTTTAATGCAAGAAATTATATTTCAAATAAACGTGGTGAGCATGGTTTTGGAATGAAAAGGGTTCAGCTTTTAGTTGATAAATATAATGGGTTCCTTAATTTGCAAAATGAACCTGGGATATTTGCAAGTGAGATTACAATACCATTTTAA
- a CDS encoding LytR/AlgR family response regulator transcription factor, whose product MKIAIVEDEKIHQDYLAAMLKGASKDYGIVLSLRVFGSAEAFLFAFEEEKVDAVLLDIQLKTMNGYALAEIIRQRDKNIPLAFITGIKDYVFEGYNVDACGYILKPIKMESVYKLMNKIIKKLSSVEKSLIVKTKDGIINLYENDIYYIESSNHSTILHINKGSYVSNTKLREWVEELSKESFFKVHRCYIINLGMIEKIEKTEVLMNNATEIPIARGMWEELMMAYLAYRRKVYH is encoded by the coding sequence ATGAAAATAGCAATTGTTGAGGATGAAAAGATTCATCAGGATTATTTGGCTGCAATGCTTAAAGGTGCATCAAAAGACTATGGAATAGTATTATCGCTGAGAGTTTTTGGTAGTGCTGAGGCCTTTTTATTTGCTTTTGAAGAAGAAAAAGTGGATGCAGTGCTATTGGATATTCAACTTAAAACTATGAATGGTTACGCCCTTGCTGAAATTATTAGACAAAGAGATAAAAATATACCTTTAGCTTTTATTACAGGAATAAAAGATTATGTTTTTGAGGGGTACAATGTAGATGCTTGTGGATATATTCTTAAACCTATAAAAATGGAGAGTGTATATAAACTCATGAATAAAATTATTAAGAAGCTAAGTTCAGTTGAGAAATCTTTAATAGTTAAGACTAAAGATGGGATTATTAATCTCTACGAAAATGATATTTATTATATTGAGAGCTCAAATCATAGTACTATTTTACATATAAATAAGGGGAGTTATGTTTCAAATACAAAACTTAGGGAGTGGGTAGAAGAGCTTTCAAAGGAAAGTTTTTTTAAAGTCCATAGATGCTATATTATCAATTTAGGTATGATCGAGAAGATAGAAAAGACGGAGGTTTTAATGAACAACGCTACTGAAATTCCAATTGCTAGAGGTATGTGGGAAGAACTCATGATGGCTTATTTAGCTTATAGAAGGAAGGTATATCATTAA
- a CDS encoding nitroreductase family protein, protein MKNNDFKDITFNRHSAKVFDKDVKISNEEMLEMITEATKAPSSVNMQPWRFVVVESKEGKEKLRPLIRFNTRQNDTSSAMILIFGDMKCYEKAEEIYGSAVEKGLMTKDVKKELMDFFMPGYKNAPKEKMNDIVKIDSSLAAMQLMLVARQHGYDTNPIGGFEEDKLAEAFGLDPERYVPVMIIAIGKSDYTAHESVRLDAKDITVFK, encoded by the coding sequence ATGAAAAATAATGATTTTAAAGATATAACTTTTAACAGGCATTCAGCTAAGGTATTTGATAAAGATGTGAAAATAAGTAATGAAGAGATGCTTGAAATGATAACGGAAGCAACAAAAGCACCCTCATCAGTAAATATGCAGCCATGGAGGTTTGTAGTAGTTGAATCAAAAGAAGGTAAAGAAAAACTACGTCCTTTAATCAGATTTAATACAAGACAGAATGATACTTCTTCTGCTATGATACTTATTTTTGGAGATATGAAATGCTATGAAAAGGCAGAAGAAATTTATGGCTCTGCCGTAGAAAAAGGTTTGATGACTAAAGATGTCAAAAAGGAATTAATGGATTTCTTTATGCCAGGATATAAAAATGCACCAAAGGAAAAAATGAATGATATTGTAAAAATAGATTCAAGTCTTGCTGCAATGCAGCTTATGCTGGTTGCAAGACAACATGGATATGACACTAATCCTATAGGTGGATTTGAGGAAGATAAACTTGCAGAAGCCTTTGGACTTGATCCCGAAAGATATGTGCCTGTTATGATTATTGCTATAGGAAAGTCGGATTATACAGCACATGAGTCTGTAAGATTGGATGCAAAAGATATTACAGTTTTTAAATAA
- a CDS encoding MarR family winged helix-turn-helix transcriptional regulator has product MKLKAFSNMLQKLRSVEQKLTKEFESSTGFSLTRYEILIYLRDNGDSLQTKIAGYLEIDPAAVTRHLKILEEKGHVERKRNKENGREVIVSLTDYARSELVECEEKQSKNQCELPVPFKQEEIEKLIDVLENIEKKL; this is encoded by the coding sequence ATGAAATTAAAAGCATTTAGCAATATGCTTCAGAAATTAAGAAGCGTTGAACAGAAACTTACCAAGGAATTTGAAAGTAGTACAGGATTTAGTCTTACAAGGTATGAGATTTTAATATACCTTAGGGACAATGGAGATAGTCTACAGACTAAAATAGCTGGTTATCTTGAAATAGATCCTGCAGCGGTTACAAGGCATCTCAAGATTTTAGAAGAGAAAGGCCATGTTGAAAGAAAAAGGAATAAAGAAAATGGAAGAGAAGTGATTGTTTCACTTACTGATTATGCAAGGTCTGAACTTGTCGAATGTGAAGAAAAACAAAGCAAAAACCAGTGTGAGCTTCCTGTTCCATTTAAGCAGGAGGAAATTGAAAAACTTATTGATGTACTTGAAAATATAGAAAAGAAATTATAA